A single region of the Halorussus gelatinilyticus genome encodes:
- a CDS encoding SRPBCC family protein, with product MREVEVSAFVPASPAAVQRALTPEAVVEYEGSFEVVGAEESDDGTTVTAEATGLTMRLDFEERPDGLRYSQRGDEGPFDGMETTFSVEAENEGSRVTARSRVSLGLPLASVSDRVAAWKRRGELRRALDALADDV from the coding sequence ATGCGCGAAGTGGAAGTGTCGGCGTTCGTGCCCGCGTCGCCCGCCGCCGTCCAGCGCGCGCTCACGCCCGAGGCCGTGGTCGAGTACGAGGGGAGTTTCGAGGTGGTAGGCGCCGAGGAGTCCGACGACGGGACGACGGTGACGGCCGAGGCGACCGGGTTGACGATGCGACTCGACTTCGAGGAGCGGCCGGACGGCCTGCGCTACAGCCAGCGCGGCGACGAGGGCCCGTTCGACGGGATGGAGACGACGTTCTCGGTCGAGGCGGAGAACGAGGGAAGTCGCGTGACGGCCCGTTCGAGGGTGAGCCTCGGTCTCCCGCTGGCGTCGGTCTCCGACCGCGTCGCGGCGTGGAAGCGCCGGGGGGAACTCCGGCGCGCGCTGGACGCGCTGGCCGACGACGTGTGA
- a CDS encoding ArsA family ATPase, which produces MEKFVFYGGKGGVGKTTVSSAYALTCARAGLRTLLVSTDPAHSTSDVFDQSFDDDPRRVEGDENLWVMEIDPEEEVDDHMQEIRRRMSDQVSAGIVNEIDRQIELAHRTPGAHEAALFDRFIEVMRDSDEYDRVVFDTSPTGGTLRLLSLPEFLGDWIDRLVQKRTKSIDLFEKAAIGEREARRKLESDPIVQHLKRRKEKFEFARETLRNDAAFFLVMNPDELSIRETDRAVESLREYGLEVDGLVVNGVTPDPDEDDRGRGGRYLRERVATERERIDHIREAFDQPVVAVIESRVEEVKGDLLADVAAELDVEVEREPPRA; this is translated from the coding sequence ATGGAGAAGTTCGTCTTCTACGGCGGCAAGGGCGGCGTCGGCAAGACGACCGTCTCGTCCGCCTACGCGCTGACGTGTGCGCGAGCGGGCCTCCGGACGCTGCTCGTCTCGACGGACCCGGCACACAGCACCTCCGACGTGTTCGACCAGTCGTTCGACGACGACCCCCGACGGGTCGAGGGCGACGAGAACCTCTGGGTGATGGAGATAGACCCCGAGGAGGAGGTAGACGACCACATGCAGGAGATACGTCGACGGATGAGCGACCAGGTGAGCGCGGGCATCGTGAACGAGATCGACCGCCAGATAGAACTCGCTCATCGGACGCCCGGCGCACACGAGGCCGCGCTGTTCGACCGGTTCATCGAGGTGATGCGCGACAGCGACGAGTACGACCGCGTCGTGTTCGACACGTCGCCGACCGGCGGGACCCTCCGCCTGCTGTCGCTTCCCGAGTTTCTGGGCGACTGGATAGACCGCCTCGTCCAGAAACGGACCAAGAGCATCGACCTGTTCGAGAAGGCCGCCATCGGCGAGCGCGAGGCCCGGCGGAAGTTGGAGAGCGACCCCATCGTCCAGCACCTCAAACGCCGCAAGGAGAAGTTCGAGTTCGCGCGCGAGACCCTCCGGAACGACGCGGCGTTCTTCCTCGTGATGAACCCCGACGAACTGTCGATTCGGGAGACCGACCGGGCGGTCGAGAGCCTGCGGGAGTACGGCCTCGAAGTCGACGGTCTGGTCGTCAACGGGGTGACGCCGGACCCCGACGAGGACGACCGGGGACGGGGCGGCCGGTACCTCCGCGAGCGCGTCGCCACCGAGCGCGAGCGCATCGACCACATCCGCGAGGCGTTCGACCAACCGGTCGTCGCGGTCATCGAGAGCCGCGTCGAGGAGGTGAAAGGCGACCTGCTGGCCGACGTGGCCGCCGAACTCGACGTGGAGGTCGAGCGCGAACCGCCGCGGGCGTGA
- a CDS encoding carbon starvation CstA family protein → MVQVMWMAVAALVTFTAGYLGYSKYLARFVELDEERETPAHKYDDGQEYVPSKKPVLLGHHYSSIAGGAPIAGPITAAAAFGWLPAVIWVAVGNPLFGAVHDFMSLSSSVRHDGKSIGYIIGQYVGESGKNMLLWFAYLTIILVIAAFAYLIGLVFDAFPWTATASIVYIALAVVFGVYLYQLDLPFLPGAVAFVAMVFGGVWVGLEYPIALFARSNLPADTIVLFGQGGGWLPLAEAANPNMAGWVLVTVLYAFGASVLPVWVLLQPRDFLTSSLLYTGVGGMILAAIVGTLVGFSGTTVNVPSAGIEGVQVTSLTTQIPAYTGFVHSELGPLFPFLFVTIACGTISGFHSLVSSGTTAKQLNRETDARLIGYGGMLGEGLLAVTAIIAVSIIAGGTDSLSSALVTFPAGGGALLSVFGLGITAAATFIGLVFVSFLLTSTDTAMRLGRYMMEEIVGTPESSTQETVTNRYVNAGVLSLAGYLLVASGTWSNIWPLFGGANQSLAALALLVATIWLANWDDSKQLVSTGVPLVFMLGVTVIALLWIGLYRNPTTVMAGDAGGTFATISLVLQSVIALVLVGLIVQLVRLGIGNIRQARQGLDREAVTGGPSDD, encoded by the coding sequence ATGGTACAGGTGATGTGGATGGCGGTCGCGGCACTGGTAACGTTCACGGCGGGATATCTCGGCTACTCGAAGTACTTGGCCCGGTTCGTCGAGTTGGACGAGGAGCGTGAGACTCCGGCGCACAAGTACGACGACGGGCAGGAGTACGTCCCGTCGAAGAAACCGGTGCTGTTGGGGCATCACTATTCGAGCATCGCGGGCGGCGCACCCATCGCGGGTCCGATCACCGCGGCGGCGGCGTTCGGTTGGTTGCCGGCGGTAATCTGGGTCGCCGTCGGGAATCCGCTGTTCGGCGCGGTCCACGACTTCATGTCGCTGTCGTCGAGCGTCCGTCACGACGGCAAGTCGATCGGGTACATCATCGGCCAGTACGTGGGCGAGAGCGGCAAGAACATGCTGCTGTGGTTCGCGTACCTGACCATCATCCTCGTGATAGCGGCGTTCGCGTACCTCATCGGGTTGGTGTTCGACGCGTTCCCGTGGACGGCGACCGCGTCGATAGTCTACATCGCGCTGGCGGTCGTGTTCGGGGTGTACCTCTACCAACTCGACCTGCCGTTCCTGCCGGGCGCGGTAGCGTTCGTCGCGATGGTGTTCGGCGGCGTGTGGGTCGGACTGGAGTACCCCATCGCGCTGTTCGCGCGGTCGAACCTCCCCGCGGACACCATCGTCCTGTTCGGTCAGGGCGGGGGATGGCTCCCGCTCGCGGAGGCGGCCAACCCGAACATGGCCGGCTGGGTGCTCGTGACCGTGCTGTACGCGTTCGGCGCGAGCGTCCTGCCGGTGTGGGTGCTGCTCCAGCCGCGCGACTTCCTCACGTCGAGCCTGCTGTACACCGGGGTCGGCGGGATGATTCTCGCGGCCATCGTCGGCACGCTCGTCGGCTTCAGCGGGACCACCGTCAACGTGCCCTCCGCGGGCATCGAGGGCGTTCAGGTCACGTCGCTGACCACCCAGATTCCGGCGTACACCGGGTTCGTCCACTCCGAACTCGGACCGCTGTTCCCGTTCCTCTTCGTGACCATCGCGTGCGGGACCATCAGCGGCTTCCACTCGCTGGTCTCCTCGGGGACCACCGCCAAGCAACTGAACAGGGAGACCGACGCCCGGCTCATCGGGTACGGCGGGATGCTCGGCGAAGGGCTGCTCGCCGTCACGGCCATCATCGCCGTCTCCATCATCGCGGGCGGCACCGACTCGCTGAGTTCCGCGCTGGTGACGTTCCCGGCGGGCGGCGGCGCGCTCCTGTCGGTGTTCGGCCTCGGCATCACCGCCGCGGCCACGTTCATCGGGCTGGTGTTCGTCAGCTTCCTGCTGACCAGCACCGACACCGCGATGCGACTCGGCCGGTACATGATGGAGGAAATCGTCGGCACGCCCGAAAGCTCGACGCAGGAGACCGTCACGAACCGCTACGTCAACGCGGGCGTGCTCTCGCTGGCCGGCTACCTGCTGGTGGCCAGCGGGACGTGGTCGAACATCTGGCCGCTGTTCGGCGGGGCGAACCAGTCGCTGGCGGCGCTGGCGCTCCTCGTGGCGACCATCTGGCTCGCCAACTGGGACGACAGCAAACAGCTCGTGAGCACCGGCGTGCCGCTGGTGTTCATGCTCGGCGTGACGGTCATCGCGCTGCTGTGGATCGGACTCTACCGCAACCCGACGACCGTCATGGCGGGTGACGCCGGCGGCACCTTCGCGACGATTTCGCTCGTGCTCCAGAGCGTCATCGCGCTGGTGCTGGTCGGACTCATCGTCCAACTCGTGCGCCTCGGCATCGGAAACATCCGTCAGGCGCGACAGGGCCTCGACCGCGAGGCCGTCACGGGAGGACCGTCCGACGACTAG
- a CDS encoding cupin domain-containing protein, producing MGYHVIDPESVEPTPDRPCVQRAVGDVAGLENVALNLYEVEPGEQIPLAYHYHDDQEEVFYVESGELRVETPDGERVVPEGHLFVVEPDSPQRAFVPEDADETVRTLVLGAPSVDDVHAYDPDA from the coding sequence ATGGGATACCACGTCATCGACCCGGAGTCGGTCGAACCGACGCCGGACCGCCCCTGCGTCCAGCGCGCGGTCGGCGACGTCGCGGGGCTGGAGAACGTCGCGCTCAACCTCTACGAGGTCGAACCGGGCGAGCAGATTCCGCTGGCCTACCACTACCACGACGACCAAGAGGAGGTCTTCTACGTCGAGTCGGGCGAACTCCGCGTCGAGACGCCCGACGGCGAGCGGGTCGTCCCGGAGGGCCACCTCTTCGTCGTGGAACCCGACAGCCCCCAGCGCGCGTTCGTCCCCGAGGACGCCGACGAGACGGTCCGGACGCTCGTCCTCGGCGCACCGTCCGTGGACGACGTGCACGCCTACGACCCCGACGCATGA